The proteins below are encoded in one region of Desulfovibrio sp. Huiquan2017:
- a CDS encoding response regulator, with amino-acid sequence MNDKVLVIDDERPTLKMFTLLLTAYGYEVLTAENGREGVEIFKRESPELVLTDIKMPVMDGIETLKAIKKLSPATEVIVITGHGDMDLAIQALNLDATDFINKPLKRETLEKALTRARERMIIARNAEGQVTLEEKSRAVVIGVRGNVSTITMPRLTEAFERAVAMGKEAVFIDFEKNASINGAGITGLTELLRNHKDSGMPIFLAGLSSNFRSVFETLGITRLAELFDEEKETLTGG; translated from the coding sequence ATGAACGACAAAGTACTGGTCATAGACGACGAAAGGCCCACCCTGAAGATGTTCACCCTCCTGCTCACCGCCTACGGCTATGAGGTCCTGACCGCTGAAAACGGCCGGGAAGGCGTCGAAATTTTCAAGCGGGAGTCCCCGGAGCTGGTGCTGACGGACATCAAGATGCCTGTCATGGACGGTATCGAGACCCTGAAGGCCATCAAGAAGCTCAGCCCTGCGACCGAGGTCATCGTCATCACCGGGCACGGCGACATGGACCTGGCCATCCAGGCCCTGAATCTCGACGCCACGGACTTCATCAACAAGCCGCTCAAGCGCGAAACCTTGGAGAAGGCCCTGACCCGGGCCCGGGAACGCATGATCATCGCCCGCAACGCCGAGGGCCAGGTGACCCTCGAAGAAAAGAGCCGGGCCGTGGTCATCGGCGTGCGCGGCAACGTCTCGACCATAACCATGCCCCGGCTGACCGAGGCCTTCGAACGGGCCGTGGCCATGGGCAAGGAAGCGGTGTTCATTGATTTCGAGAAGAATGCGTCCATCAACGGCGCGGGCATCACCGGCCTGACCGAACTGCTGCGCAACCACAAGGACTCGGGGATGCCCATCTTCCTGGCCGGGCTGTCGAGCAACTTCCGGTCCGTGTTCGAGACCCTGGGCATCACCCGGCTGGCCGAATTGTTCGACGAGGAAAAGGAAACGTTGACCGGGGGCTAG
- a CDS encoding SIMPL domain-containing protein (The SIMPL domain is named for its presence in mouse protein SIMPL (signalling molecule that associates with mouse pelle-like kinase). Bacterial member BP26, from Brucella, was shown to assemble into a channel-like structure, while YggE from E. coli has been associated with resistance to oxidative stress.): MERRPVAPSLLTGIILALGFVAGCWVLASALVDFKAMDRYVSVKGLAEREVAADLAMWPISFSVAADTLPDLDAALARSRGEVMAFLKEQGLDAAEIMNAAPRVQENQYNSPNQRPAHRYTAQAVITVRSNDIATVKKAMSAAGELVPRGVLLVRDYEFRPTFAFTGLNSIKPDMIAEATRNARDAAKQFAEDSGSRVGGIRRASQGYFSLQDRDQYTPEIKKVRVVTSVDYFLED; encoded by the coding sequence ATGGAACGCAGACCTGTCGCCCCTTCCCTCTTGACCGGCATCATCCTGGCCCTCGGCTTCGTGGCGGGCTGCTGGGTCCTGGCTTCGGCCCTGGTGGATTTCAAGGCCATGGACCGCTACGTCTCGGTTAAGGGACTGGCCGAACGCGAGGTGGCCGCCGACCTGGCCATGTGGCCCATCAGCTTCAGCGTGGCCGCCGACACCCTGCCCGACCTGGATGCGGCCCTGGCCCGTTCGCGCGGCGAAGTCATGGCCTTTCTCAAGGAGCAGGGGCTGGACGCGGCGGAGATCATGAACGCGGCCCCCCGGGTCCAGGAAAACCAGTACAACTCGCCCAACCAGCGGCCCGCGCACCGCTACACGGCCCAGGCCGTCATCACCGTGCGGTCGAACGACATCGCCACGGTCAAGAAGGCCATGTCCGCGGCGGGCGAACTGGTCCCGCGCGGCGTGCTTCTGGTCCGGGACTACGAATTTCGTCCCACCTTCGCCTTCACCGGCCTGAACTCGATCAAGCCGGACATGATCGCCGAGGCCACGCGCAACGCCCGGGACGCGGCCAAGCAGTTCGCCGAGGACTCGGGCTCGCGGGTAGGCGGCATCCGGCGCGCTTCCCAGGGGTATTTCTCCCTCCAGGACCGCGACCAGTATACCCCGGAAATCAAGAAGGTCCGGGTGGTCACCAGCGTGGATTATTTTCTCGAAGACTAG
- a CDS encoding cytochrome c oxidase subunit 3 family protein: MTEHRDYLGAKMGMWIFLFTEILLFGGLFVLYSVTLGRYPTEFHEASKLLDVTMGTTNTMVLITSSLFAALSVVGLRKGSRKVAKTCIFLTLTLACCFLVIKYFEWSHKIHAGIYPGGGTLTQWEPGKQAFFSLYYTMTGLHGLHVILGMGVFLWVWTRIAVGTCTPEHFVALENAGLYWHLVDLIWIYLFPLYYLIT, from the coding sequence ATGACGGAGCATAGGGACTACCTCGGCGCCAAGATGGGCATGTGGATCTTTCTGTTCACGGAGATCCTGCTCTTCGGCGGCCTGTTCGTGCTCTATTCGGTGACGCTCGGCCGCTATCCAACGGAGTTTCACGAGGCGAGCAAGCTTTTGGACGTGACCATGGGGACCACCAACACCATGGTCCTGATTACCTCCAGCCTGTTCGCCGCCCTGTCCGTGGTCGGGTTGCGCAAGGGCAGCCGCAAGGTCGCCAAGACGTGTATTTTCCTGACCCTGACCCTGGCCTGCTGTTTCTTGGTCATCAAGTACTTCGAATGGTCGCACAAGATTCACGCGGGCATCTATCCCGGCGGCGGGACGCTGACCCAGTGGGAGCCCGGCAAGCAGGCTTTTTTCTCGCTCTATTACACCATGACCGGGCTGCACGGCCTGCACGTGATCCTCGGCATGGGTGTGTTTTTGTGGGTCTGGACCCGGATCGCGGTCGGGACCTGCACCCCGGAGCATTTCGTGGCCCTGGAAAACGCGGGATTGTACTGGCATCTGGTGGACCTCATCTGGATCTACCTCTTTCCGCTCTATTACCTCATTACCTAG
- a CDS encoding peroxiredoxin encodes MKRVLLFTLLVWCLLVPGARADHLETFDPGRLKPTDSTLKVKVGDPAPDFTLREIRGGTVSLHDYLGRRNVVLSFVPAAWTPVCSDQWPGYNLALDMIHALDAEILGISEDNTPSQAMWAKAMHGLDFPVLSDFWPHGKVAGALGVLRGDGMAERAIFIIDKQGIIRYIDVHDINSRPDLGGIVAELKKLAE; translated from the coding sequence ATGAAGCGCGTGCTGCTGTTCACCCTGCTGGTTTGGTGTCTCCTGGTCCCGGGCGCCCGGGCCGATCACCTGGAGACCTTCGACCCGGGCCGCCTCAAGCCCACCGATTCGACTCTCAAGGTCAAGGTCGGCGATCCGGCGCCGGATTTCACCCTGCGCGAGATCCGGGGCGGCACGGTCTCCCTGCACGACTATCTGGGCCGCAGGAACGTGGTCCTGTCCTTTGTCCCGGCTGCCTGGACGCCGGTTTGCTCGGATCAATGGCCGGGCTACAACCTGGCCCTGGACATGATCCATGCGCTGGACGCCGAAATCCTGGGCATCAGCGAGGACAACACGCCGTCCCAGGCCATGTGGGCCAAGGCCATGCACGGCCTGGATTTCCCGGTGCTGTCGGACTTCTGGCCCCACGGCAAGGTGGCGGGGGCCCTCGGCGTCCTCCGGGGCGACGGCATGGCCGAACGGGCTATCTTCATTATCGATAAACAGGGCATCATCCGCTACATCGACGTCCATGACATCAACTCGCGGCCCGATCTGGGAGGCATTGTCGCGGAACTGAAAAAGCTCGCCGAGTAA
- a CDS encoding cytochrome C oxidase subunit IV family protein, translating into MNENERTKHHDPGYGLFIAVWAALMALTAVTVEVSTIHLGFLNVVVAMAIASVKASLVVFFFMHLKYENRTLKTMVLVAFVILAIFIGFTFFDTANR; encoded by the coding sequence ATGAACGAGAACGAACGGACGAAACATCACGATCCCGGCTACGGCCTGTTTATCGCGGTCTGGGCCGCGCTCATGGCCCTGACGGCCGTCACCGTGGAGGTCTCCACCATCCACCTCGGTTTTTTGAACGTGGTCGTGGCCATGGCCATCGCCTCGGTCAAGGCGTCCCTGGTGGTCTTCTTCTTCATGCACCTCAAATACGAGAACCGGACGCTCAAGACCATGGTCCTGGTGGCCTTCGTCATCTTGGCCATATTCATCGGATTCACCTTTTTCGATACGGCGAACAGGTAG
- a CDS encoding TlpA disulfide reductase family protein, whose amino-acid sequence MKTFLLTLAACLLLATGALASDIFPDVALEGKISPEQRQYLGVPNGDIHLSDIDADFVFVEVFSMYCPICQHDAPGVNGMFTGALASDKADKVRFVGIAAGNTPFEVAFFRKKFDIRFPLFEDPDYTAHKALGNVGTPAYYLIDLRDRRRTILVFHEGGIKDKDAFLKNMLELMGK is encoded by the coding sequence ATGAAAACCTTTCTTCTGACCCTGGCCGCCTGCCTGCTCCTCGCCACGGGAGCCCTGGCCTCGGATATTTTCCCCGACGTGGCTCTGGAGGGCAAGATCAGCCCGGAGCAACGCCAGTACCTGGGCGTCCCCAACGGGGACATCCACCTCTCGGACATTGACGCGGATTTTGTGTTCGTGGAGGTATTCAGCATGTACTGTCCCATCTGTCAGCACGATGCGCCGGGAGTGAACGGGATGTTCACCGGGGCCTTGGCCTCGGACAAGGCGGACAAGGTTCGGTTCGTGGGCATCGCGGCGGGCAACACCCCGTTCGAGGTGGCCTTCTTCCGCAAGAAGTTCGACATCCGGTTTCCGCTCTTCGAGGATCCGGATTATACGGCCCACAAGGCCCTGGGCAACGTCGGAACCCCGGCCTACTACCTGATCGACTTGCGCGATCGCAGGCGGACCATCCTTGTCTTCCATGAGGGCGGGATCAAAGACAAGGACGCTTTTCTGAAAAACATGCTGGAATTGATGGGAAAGTAG
- a CDS encoding ABC transporter substrate-binding protein, whose product MRNAPLLCILLYLALSLAGCGRSEKTKAREVGTPGVSDSEIILGSSLPLSGHAGYLGTQTIQGARAYIRHVNELGGVHGRTIRIEAEDDSYDPPQCLANTQRFIIDKQVFALFCYVGTPTTLKALPLVEDAHVPLIGMFTGANALRQPPNRYVVNIRASYYQETMAAVRHMVEDLGLTKIAVFYQYDAYGFDGLIGTELALKKFEMEPVARGSYIRGTLEVQDGLDRIRKSGAEAVVMIGTYGACARFINLSEEEGYNPIFYTVSFVGAEELAWRVGRTSPAHVFMSQVVPPPVPSDDQDDSASNYVKLLDRYYPDDTPSFVGLEGFLNAKILVEGLRRAGRDLTREGFIRAIESIKDFKLGPGLTITYGPYDRQGLDAIHFTKLRDGQFTPFTDWGEFRKELETGK is encoded by the coding sequence GTGCGGAACGCCCCTCTCCTCTGCATTCTTCTCTACCTGGCACTGAGCCTCGCCGGGTGTGGCCGGTCCGAGAAGACCAAGGCCCGGGAAGTCGGGACTCCGGGCGTTTCGGACAGCGAAATCATCCTGGGTTCCTCCCTGCCCCTGTCCGGCCACGCGGGCTACCTCGGCACCCAGACCATTCAGGGAGCCCGGGCCTACATCCGCCACGTCAACGAACTTGGCGGGGTCCACGGCCGCACGATCCGCATCGAGGCGGAGGACGACTCCTACGACCCGCCCCAATGCCTGGCCAACACCCAGCGGTTCATCATCGACAAACAGGTCTTCGCCCTGTTCTGCTACGTGGGCACGCCGACCACGCTCAAGGCCCTCCCCCTGGTGGAGGACGCCCACGTCCCGCTCATCGGCATGTTCACCGGCGCCAACGCGCTCAGGCAGCCGCCCAACCGTTACGTCGTCAACATCCGCGCTTCCTACTACCAGGAGACCATGGCGGCGGTCCGGCACATGGTCGAGGACCTCGGCCTGACCAAGATCGCGGTCTTCTACCAATACGACGCCTACGGCTTCGACGGCCTCATCGGCACCGAACTGGCGCTCAAGAAATTCGAGATGGAACCCGTGGCGCGCGGCTCCTACATCCGGGGCACGCTGGAGGTCCAGGACGGACTGGACCGCATCCGCAAATCCGGGGCCGAGGCCGTGGTCATGATCGGCACTTACGGGGCCTGCGCCCGATTCATCAACCTGTCCGAGGAAGAGGGCTACAACCCGATCTTCTACACCGTCTCCTTCGTCGGCGCCGAGGAACTGGCCTGGCGCGTGGGCAGAACCTCCCCCGCCCACGTGTTCATGTCCCAGGTGGTCCCGCCGCCCGTGCCCTCGGACGACCAAGACGACTCGGCCTCCAACTACGTCAAGCTGCTGGACCGCTACTACCCGGACGACACCCCCAGCTTCGTCGGGCTTGAAGGGTTCCTCAACGCCAAAATACTGGTGGAGGGACTGCGCCGGGCGGGCCGGGACCTGACCCGCGAAGGATTCATCCGGGCCATCGAATCCATCAAGGATTTCAAGCTCGGCCCCGGCCTGACCATCACCTACGGCCCCTATGACCGGCAGGGGCTGGACGCCATCCATTTCACCAAGCTGCGCGACGGCCAATTCACCCCCTTCACGGACTGGGGCGAATTCCGAAAGGAACTGGAGACCGGAAAATGA
- the coxB gene encoding cytochrome c oxidase subunit II has product MYPQIFTAAKGVDQAFLIILGFAVFVLVAVTVAMVYFLWRYHYTRNPQPTDIKGSVVLEVVWTVLPTLIVLGLFWTGWTSFKAMRDIPEGAMTVAVEGRMWSWRFTYGNGRTSKELVIPVDTPVKLALTTRDVIHSFYVPAMRVKWDLVPGMDTDAWIQSDTVGDYDIFCAEYCGLKHADMITILRVVDKDEFETWLRDTGTSGEDELGLSLLEEFGCFDCHSKDLSAENAPSLLDLGSREETVVLPDGTERKIRPDAAYIRQSVRDPSAALVKGWDDGMPPYGDELSDAQLDIMAAYLLKGGKAANKGETLADELGCLGCHSTDGSEDVGPTFLGLYGVERKGVTADGKPYVLKADDGYLRRAITDPSANVPDGFDDEMPAFDDLDEASVNQLVGYIKSLGKEGGQ; this is encoded by the coding sequence ATGTATCCGCAGATATTCACCGCCGCCAAGGGAGTGGATCAGGCCTTTTTGATCATCCTCGGATTCGCCGTGTTCGTCCTGGTGGCCGTGACCGTGGCCATGGTCTACTTCCTGTGGCGCTACCATTATACGCGTAATCCCCAGCCCACGGACATCAAGGGGTCCGTGGTCCTGGAAGTCGTCTGGACCGTCCTGCCCACGCTGATCGTACTCGGCCTGTTCTGGACCGGCTGGACCTCGTTCAAGGCCATGCGGGACATACCGGAAGGAGCCATGACCGTGGCCGTGGAAGGGCGCATGTGGTCCTGGCGGTTCACCTACGGCAACGGCAGGACATCCAAGGAGCTGGTCATCCCGGTGGACACACCGGTCAAGCTGGCCCTGACCACCCGCGACGTGATCCATTCCTTCTACGTCCCGGCCATGCGTGTGAAATGGGACCTGGTCCCCGGCATGGACACCGACGCCTGGATACAGTCCGACACCGTGGGCGACTACGACATCTTCTGCGCCGAGTATTGCGGGCTCAAGCACGCGGACATGATCACCATCCTGCGGGTGGTGGACAAGGACGAGTTCGAGACCTGGCTGCGCGACACGGGTACAAGTGGCGAAGATGAGCTGGGGCTTTCCCTGCTTGAGGAGTTCGGCTGCTTCGACTGCCATTCCAAGGATCTGTCCGCCGAAAACGCCCCGAGCCTCCTCGATCTCGGCAGCCGGGAGGAAACCGTGGTCCTGCCTGACGGCACGGAACGGAAAATCCGTCCCGATGCCGCCTACATCCGACAGTCCGTGCGCGACCCGTCCGCCGCCCTGGTCAAGGGGTGGGACGACGGGATGCCGCCCTACGGCGACGAGTTGTCCGACGCCCAACTGGACATCATGGCCGCCTACCTGCTCAAGGGCGGCAAGGCCGCGAACAAGGGCGAGACCCTGGCCGATGAACTCGGTTGTCTGGGGTGCCATTCCACCGACGGTTCCGAGGACGTGGGCCCGACCTTCCTCGGGCTGTACGGTGTCGAGCGCAAGGGCGTGACCGCGGACGGCAAGCCTTACGTTCTCAAGGCGGACGACGGCTATCTGCGCCGGGCCATCACCGATCCCTCGGCCAACGTGCCCGACGGGTTCGACGACGAGATGCCCGCTTTCGACGACCTGGACGAAGCCTCCGTGAATCAACTCGTCGGCTACATCAAGTCCCTGGGCAAGGAGGGCGGGCAATGA
- a CDS encoding ATP-binding protein: MTLDERLSSRFPRIGLREKLLFSMLAAILFISVAIALVSRYILVSSLTNELEMRGFAIAHSVAERGGSYILDNDIPKLLVLIFDEARLRQRKDLVAYIFIEDQAGHILAHTLTHSLPENLRGNTLPPGKPDSIKLMELGNQEVYDLAAAINEGLYRIGTVHVGLNKRHIDTLVGKLRVAFLGFISAVVVITIILSSWLSKYITKPVSDLTRLSDEISRGNFDIPLKLGSGEDWDSSQCPAFSNTDLPCWHFDQSRSGQTPAETHRKCADCAFYRKHQGDEVVQLGDSFRNMVWSIKLYRRRLRESEEKYRSLFDSGPDPIFVVDCASGTIRDANPRATELYGYPREELLGMPFLDLGPEHNAACLDFFTEGGGGCVYYPKRLHYKNGGEPFFVNMHACPISYRGRQAIIIAVTDITGLIEKDAQLIQAAKMKSLGEMSAGVAHEINQPLNAIKVGSEFLSMMEEENLDIPKDHFKEVVNEISTQVDRAAEIIDTLRSFGRKSDLMEESVNLNQPVRAVLSMVRRQFELDNIHFDLNLAENLAPVQAHSNRLQQVIFNLVANARDAINDVSPADGGGDRRISIRTGNLDGRVFIEVRDTGGGIDEKDQQKIFEPFFTTKEAGQGMGLGLAITYGIIKDYSGEIRINSTRGRGTVFRMEFPAAHSRRETTV, from the coding sequence ATGACCCTCGACGAACGGCTGTCCTCCCGGTTCCCGCGCATCGGCCTGCGTGAAAAACTGCTCTTTTCCATGCTGGCGGCGATCCTGTTCATCTCCGTGGCTATCGCCCTGGTCTCGCGCTATATCCTGGTCTCCTCCCTGACCAACGAACTGGAGATGCGCGGCTTCGCCATCGCCCATTCCGTGGCCGAGCGCGGCGGCTCCTACATCCTGGACAACGACATTCCCAAGCTGCTGGTCCTCATTTTCGACGAAGCGCGCCTCAGGCAGCGCAAGGACCTGGTGGCCTACATCTTCATCGAAGACCAGGCGGGCCACATCCTGGCCCACACCCTGACCCACTCCCTGCCCGAGAACCTGCGGGGCAACACCCTGCCCCCGGGCAAGCCGGACTCCATCAAGCTCATGGAGCTGGGCAACCAGGAGGTCTACGACCTGGCCGCGGCCATCAACGAAGGGCTGTACCGCATCGGCACGGTTCACGTGGGACTGAACAAGCGCCACATCGACACCCTGGTGGGCAAGCTGCGCGTGGCCTTTCTCGGCTTCATTTCGGCCGTGGTCGTCATCACCATCATCCTGTCTTCCTGGCTCTCCAAGTACATCACCAAGCCGGTGTCCGACCTGACCAGGCTGTCCGACGAGATCAGCCGGGGCAACTTCGACATCCCGCTCAAGCTCGGTTCGGGCGAGGACTGGGATTCGTCCCAATGCCCGGCCTTTTCCAACACGGATCTGCCCTGCTGGCACTTCGACCAGTCGCGCAGCGGCCAGACCCCGGCCGAGACCCACCGCAAGTGCGCGGACTGCGCCTTCTACCGCAAACACCAGGGCGACGAGGTCGTCCAGCTCGGCGACTCCTTCCGCAACATGGTCTGGTCCATCAAGCTCTACCGCCGCAGACTGCGCGAGTCCGAGGAAAAATACCGATCCCTGTTCGACTCCGGGCCGGACCCCATCTTCGTGGTGGACTGCGCCAGCGGGACCATCCGCGACGCCAACCCACGGGCCACCGAGCTGTACGGTTATCCCCGGGAGGAACTTCTGGGCATGCCGTTCCTGGACCTCGGGCCCGAGCACAATGCGGCTTGTCTGGACTTCTTCACCGAGGGCGGCGGCGGGTGCGTCTACTACCCCAAGCGGTTACACTACAAAAACGGCGGCGAGCCATTCTTCGTCAACATGCACGCCTGCCCCATCTCCTACCGGGGCAGGCAGGCCATCATCATCGCGGTCACGGACATCACCGGGCTCATCGAGAAGGACGCCCAGCTCATCCAGGCGGCCAAGATGAAGTCCCTGGGCGAAATGTCGGCGGGCGTGGCTCATGAGATCAATCAGCCGCTCAACGCCATCAAGGTGGGCAGCGAATTCCTGTCCATGATGGAAGAGGAGAACCTGGATATTCCCAAGGACCACTTCAAGGAGGTGGTCAACGAGATATCCACCCAGGTGGACCGGGCCGCCGAAATCATCGATACCCTGCGCTCCTTCGGCCGCAAGTCCGACCTCATGGAGGAATCCGTAAACCTGAACCAGCCGGTCCGGGCGGTCCTGTCCATGGTCCGTCGGCAGTTCGAACTGGACAACATCCATTTCGACCTCAACCTGGCCGAAAATCTCGCACCCGTGCAGGCCCACTCCAACCGGTTGCAGCAGGTCATCTTCAACCTGGTGGCCAACGCCCGCGACGCCATCAACGACGTGTCCCCCGCCGACGGCGGCGGGGATCGGCGGATCAGCATCCGCACCGGCAACCTGGACGGCCGGGTGTTCATCGAAGTTCGGGACACGGGCGGCGGCATCGACGAGAAGGACCAGCAAAAGATATTCGAACCCTTTTTCACCACCAAGGAAGCGGGCCAAGGCATGGGCCTGGGCCTGGCGATCACCTACGGCATCATCAAGGACTACAGCGGAGAAATCCGCATCAACAGCACCAGGGGGCGGGGCACGGTCTTCCGCATGGAATTCCCGGCCGCCCACTCCCGGAGAGAGACCACGGTATGA
- a CDS encoding protoheme IX farnesyltransferase, translating to MTAVRPALVLSLIRPKVSLAVGAGSLFGALYHGHLYGGVLLGEAWAAAVGAFLLCGGCSALNQVQERACDARMARTRTRPLASGRMSPGRGRLWAGLFGSAGLLLFFLAGGWRTLFAGLLIVAVYNGLYTPLKRVSPMALLAGGVAGAAPPLTGWLAAGGQAADPRILWVAVIFYLWQVPHFWLLAEKHRADYGRAGFAVLHLRLEPAFRARLMGVWVGAYFTALGCFAGLAGPASLRAVIPPALLLAGAAAAWLAVANRHRPALAVMHCSLPLGLVPLLFVTT from the coding sequence ATGACGGCGGTCCGTCCCGCGCTGGTCCTTTCCCTGATCCGCCCCAAAGTGAGCCTGGCCGTGGGGGCGGGGAGCCTGTTCGGCGCGCTCTATCACGGCCATCTGTACGGCGGCGTCCTCCTGGGCGAGGCCTGGGCGGCGGCCGTGGGCGCCTTTCTGCTCTGCGGGGGGTGCTCCGCCCTGAATCAGGTCCAGGAGCGGGCGTGCGATGCGCGCATGGCCCGCACCCGCACCCGCCCCCTGGCCTCGGGGCGCATGTCCCCCGGCCGTGGGCGGCTCTGGGCCGGTCTGTTCGGATCGGCCGGCCTGTTGCTCTTTTTCCTGGCCGGGGGGTGGCGGACGCTGTTCGCCGGGCTGCTGATCGTCGCGGTCTACAACGGCCTGTACACGCCGCTGAAGCGGGTCTCACCCATGGCGCTGCTGGCCGGGGGCGTGGCCGGGGCCGCGCCGCCCCTGACCGGCTGGCTGGCTGCCGGAGGGCAGGCGGCGGACCCGCGTATCCTCTGGGTGGCCGTGATTTTCTATCTCTGGCAGGTGCCGCATTTCTGGCTGCTGGCCGAAAAACATCGCGCGGACTACGGCCGGGCCGGGTTCGCCGTGCTCCATCTGCGTCTGGAACCGGCATTCCGCGCCCGGCTTATGGGCGTCTGGGTGGGAGCCTATTTCACGGCGCTGGGCTGTTTCGCCGGATTGGCCGGACCGGCCTCCCTGCGGGCCGTGATTCCGCCCGCCCTGCTTCTGGCCGGGGCGGCGGCCGCCTGGCTGGCCGTCGCGAACCGCCATCGACCCGCCCTGGCGGTCATGCACTGCTCCTTGCCTCTGGGACTGGTCCCGCTCCTTTTCGTCACCACGTAA
- a CDS encoding 4Fe-4S dicluster domain-containing protein, producing MSKTFFIDLTKCTACRGCQVACKQWKKLPAEKTENWGSHQNPKDLSGTTLKLVRFEEVETDNGLQWLFFPEQCRHCVEPPCLDAMTIPGSIIHDQETGAVVYTELTADEPDKDAFSMACPYNIPRVNEETGQVVKCDMCVDRVKAGRLPACVQTCPTGAMNFGDRDEMLALAEERLALAAEKHPDAELVDADSVRVIYLVQTDPDSYYESLSADASGVRGGPMSRKRFLAALGRPIKRMTS from the coding sequence ATGAGCAAGACATTCTTCATCGACCTGACCAAGTGTACGGCCTGCCGTGGTTGCCAGGTTGCCTGCAAGCAATGGAAGAAACTGCCCGCCGAGAAGACCGAGAACTGGGGCTCCCACCAGAACCCCAAGGACCTGTCCGGCACGACCCTCAAGCTGGTCCGCTTCGAAGAGGTGGAGACCGACAACGGCCTGCAATGGCTGTTCTTCCCGGAACAATGCCGCCACTGCGTGGAGCCGCCCTGCCTGGATGCCATGACCATTCCCGGTTCCATCATCCATGATCAGGAGACCGGCGCCGTGGTCTACACCGAGCTGACCGCCGACGAGCCGGACAAGGACGCCTTCTCCATGGCCTGTCCCTACAACATCCCCCGCGTCAACGAGGAAACCGGCCAAGTGGTCAAGTGCGACATGTGCGTCGACCGCGTCAAGGCCGGGCGGCTGCCCGCCTGCGTGCAGACCTGCCCGACCGGGGCCATGAACTTCGGCGACCGGGACGAGATGCTCGCCCTGGCCGAGGAGCGCCTTGCGCTCGCCGCCGAAAAGCACCCCGATGCGGAGCTGGTGGATGCCGATTCGGTACGGGTCATCTACCTGGTGCAGACCGATCCGGACAGCTATTACGAGTCCCTGTCCGCGGACGCTTCCGGCGTCCGGGGAGGGCCCATGTCCAGAAAGCGGTTCCTGGCCGCCCTGGGCCGCCCGATCAAACGCATGACCTCATAG